A single window of Candidatus Terasakiella magnetica DNA harbors:
- a CDS encoding vWA domain-containing protein: MFLNLFFELKQANVPVSLKEYLLLMEAMDKGVAEYALDDFYYLARSALIKDERHLDKFDRVFGHVFKGLEPAEGGETQEIPEEWLRKMAERLLSDEEKAQIESLGGWDKLMETLKKRLEEQKKRHQGGSKWIGTAGTSPFGAYGYNPEGIRIGQKESRNRRAVKVWDKREFKNLDDQVELGTRNIKVALRRLRKFARSGAQTQLDLDDTIKSTAHKGFLDIKMVAERHNAVKVLLFFDVGGSMDDHIKVCEEMFSACRSEFKHLEYFYFHNCIYEGVWKDNKRRHNDVIPLWDVLHTYPSDYKVIFVGDASMSPYEISYPGGAVEYWNEEAGAVWMERVLEVYPHAVWINPVPQNWWRHTMSIQMIKQLMSDRMFGLTLDGIDRAIQELNK, translated from the coding sequence ATGTTTCTCAACCTTTTCTTTGAACTCAAACAAGCCAATGTTCCGGTCTCCTTAAAAGAATATCTTTTATTGATGGAGGCCATGGATAAGGGCGTGGCTGAATATGCACTGGATGATTTTTATTATCTGGCCCGCTCTGCCCTGATTAAGGATGAGCGCCATCTGGATAAATTTGATCGCGTCTTTGGTCATGTGTTTAAAGGATTGGAGCCTGCTGAAGGTGGGGAAACCCAAGAAATCCCTGAAGAATGGCTGCGCAAGATGGCTGAGCGTTTGCTTAGTGATGAGGAAAAGGCGCAGATTGAGTCCCTTGGCGGTTGGGATAAATTGATGGAGACGTTGAAAAAACGTCTGGAAGAACAGAAAAAACGCCATCAAGGCGGCAGTAAATGGATTGGGACGGCAGGGACGTCGCCGTTTGGCGCTTATGGCTATAATCCTGAAGGCATTCGCATTGGACAAAAAGAATCGCGCAATCGCCGTGCGGTTAAGGTCTGGGATAAGCGCGAGTTTAAAAATCTTGATGATCAGGTGGAGCTGGGCACGCGCAATATCAAGGTGGCGCTGCGTCGCCTGCGGAAATTTGCAAGGTCTGGTGCACAGACCCAGCTTGATCTGGATGACACCATTAAATCAACCGCCCATAAGGGGTTTTTAGATATCAAGATGGTGGCAGAGCGCCATAATGCGGTGAAGGTCTTATTGTTCTTTGATGTGGGCGGGTCCATGGATGACCATATCAAAGTCTGTGAAGAGATGTTTTCAGCGTGCCGTTCAGAATTTAAGCATCTTGAATATTTCTATTTCCATAACTGCATCTATGAAGGGGTGTGGAAAGACAATAAACGCCGCCATAATGATGTGATCCCATTGTGGGATGTGCTTCATACCTACCCCAGTGATTATAAGGTCATCTTTGTGGGTGATGCCTCCATGAGCCCGTATGAAATCAGTTACCCCGGTGGGGCGGTGGAATATTGGAATGAAGAAGCTGGGGCTGTGTGGATGGAACGTGTGTTGGAAGTCTACCCCCATGCGGTCTGGATCAACCCTGTGCCACAAAACTGGTGGCGCCATACCATGTCTATCCAGATGATCAAACAATTGATGAGTGATCGTATGTTCGGCTTGACCCTTGATGGTATTGATCGCGCCATTCAGGAACTTAATAAGTAA
- a CDS encoding potassium channel family protein, with amino-acid sequence MEKFRQKLRDLHYGDSKTSLYFRYALLTFDVVTISFFIVASMIEHNETFLIIDYAIAVVLIIDYFARMLAANRPLRFIFKPMNLADLVVIGTLLAPLWIENFAFLRVVRALRLLRSYHVLKDFRDQFSFFREHEQVLMSILNLMVFIFFVTALVYVFEVEQNEQINTYIDALYFTVTTLTTTGFGDITLEGSMGRMLSVIIMVFGISLFLRLVQTIFRPSKVNYTCPTCGLMRHEPDAVHCKHCGVILNIKNAGDVV; translated from the coding sequence ATGGAAAAGTTCCGTCAAAAATTACGTGACCTACATTATGGTGATTCAAAAACATCGCTGTATTTTCGTTATGCGTTGCTAACCTTTGATGTGGTGACCATCAGCTTTTTCATTGTCGCTTCCATGATTGAGCATAATGAGACTTTCCTGATCATAGATTACGCCATCGCGGTTGTTCTCATTATTGATTATTTCGCCCGTATGCTGGCAGCTAATCGGCCTTTGCGCTTTATATTTAAGCCCATGAATTTGGCTGATCTGGTGGTTATCGGCACCCTGCTTGCCCCCTTATGGATTGAGAATTTCGCTTTTTTACGGGTCGTGCGGGCTTTACGTTTATTGCGCTCTTATCACGTCCTTAAAGACTTCAGGGATCAGTTCAGCTTCTTTCGTGAGCATGAACAGGTTTTGATGAGCATCCTAAACCTGATGGTCTTCATCTTCTTTGTTACAGCCCTTGTCTATGTGTTTGAAGTTGAGCAAAACGAGCAAATTAATACCTATATTGATGCGCTCTATTTCACCGTCACCACACTCACAACAACAGGCTTTGGCGATATCACGCTTGAAGGTTCCATGGGGCGTATGCTCAGTGTGATCATTATGGTCTTTGGCATTTCCCTGTTCTTGCGCCTTGTGCAGACCATCTTTCGCCCTTCAAAAGTTAACTACACCTGCCCTACCTGTGGCCTGATGCGCCATGAACCCGATGCGGTCCATTGCAAACATTGCGGCGTAATTCTCAACATCAAAAACGCCGGTGATGTCGTATAA
- the der gene encoding ribosome biogenesis GTPase Der, translating into MPFTVAIVGRPNVGKSTLFNRLVGKKLAIVDDTPGVTRDRREGTGRIGDLDFKVIDTAGLEEAFDDSLEARMREQTELALDEADMTLFMIDARAGVTPLDEHFADWLRERNKDVVLLANKCEGNKADNGIYEAYGLGLGDPYPFSAEHGVGMSNVYDALQPAYDKWCEDNAELLEEEKLLAQVQTRTIITEDGEEIEEQDFSKSPLQVAIVGRPNVGKSTLINQLLGTERLLTGPEAGITRDSIALDYEVDGRKIKLIDTAGMRRRTKVNEKVETLSAADSRRAIRFAQIVCLVLDSNVMLEKQDLVIAKETIDEGRALVIVCNKWDDVKNRKEVLQKLSDRMETSMPQVRGIPVITLSAKTGKGTDRLFPAIFDLYESWNARVPTGQLNRWLEQMTEMHPPPLSSGRRLRLRYMTQAKTRPPTFVIFANKPGDLPGSYLRYLSNSIREDFDIQGVPIRVMLRKGDNPYEHKKKKR; encoded by the coding sequence ATGCCCTTTACCGTGGCAATTGTTGGTCGCCCCAATGTGGGGAAATCGACCCTGTTTAACCGTCTTGTCGGCAAGAAGCTGGCTATTGTTGATGATACCCCCGGTGTCACACGCGATCGCCGCGAAGGAACAGGGCGCATTGGTGATCTGGACTTTAAGGTCATTGATACAGCAGGCCTTGAAGAAGCCTTTGATGATTCCCTTGAAGCACGCATGCGTGAACAGACCGAGCTTGCCCTTGATGAAGCGGATATGACCCTCTTCATGATTGATGCACGTGCAGGGGTGACCCCGCTTGATGAGCATTTCGCTGATTGGCTGCGCGAGCGCAATAAAGACGTGGTGCTGCTTGCCAATAAATGTGAGGGCAACAAGGCGGATAATGGCATTTACGAAGCTTACGGCCTTGGCCTTGGCGACCCCTATCCATTTTCAGCTGAACATGGCGTAGGCATGAGCAATGTCTATGATGCGCTTCAGCCAGCCTATGACAAATGGTGTGAAGATAATGCTGAACTTCTTGAAGAAGAAAAGCTTCTCGCCCAAGTCCAAACACGTACCATCATCACCGAAGATGGGGAAGAAATCGAAGAACAGGATTTCTCAAAATCACCTTTGCAAGTTGCCATTGTTGGACGCCCAAATGTGGGTAAATCCACCCTGATCAACCAATTGCTGGGCACTGAGCGCCTGCTCACCGGGCCAGAAGCCGGGATCACGCGCGATTCCATCGCCCTTGATTATGAAGTTGACGGGCGCAAGATCAAGCTGATCGATACAGCAGGTATGCGCCGTCGCACCAAAGTAAATGAAAAGGTTGAAACATTATCAGCGGCCGATTCTCGCCGTGCTATTCGTTTTGCCCAGATCGTCTGTCTGGTTTTGGATTCTAACGTCATGCTGGAAAAGCAGGACTTGGTCATTGCCAAAGAAACCATTGATGAAGGCCGCGCGCTTGTTATTGTTTGTAACAAGTGGGATGACGTTAAAAATCGCAAGGAAGTACTGCAAAAACTATCTGACCGTATGGAAACCTCCATGCCACAGGTGCGCGGTATTCCGGTGATTACGCTATCGGCTAAAACGGGTAAAGGTACCGATCGTCTCTTTCCGGCGATCTTTGATCTTTATGAAAGCTGGAATGCACGGGTGCCAACAGGCCAACTTAACCGCTGGCTTGAACAAATGACAGAGATGCACCCGCCGCCTTTGTCTTCAGGTCGTCGCTTGCGCCTGCGCTATATGACACAAGCCAAAACGCGCCCGCCGACGTTTGTGATTTTTGCCAATAAACCGGGGGACCTTCCCGGCTCGTATCTGCGTTATCTTTCAAATAGTATCCGTGAGGATTTTGATATTCAAGGCGTGCCGATCCGGGTGATGTTGCGCAAAGGCGATAACCCTTATGAGCATAAAAAGAAAAAACGCTAA